A single genomic interval of Lentimicrobium saccharophilum harbors:
- a CDS encoding ABC transporter permease has protein sequence MNKIILVIKREYLSRVQKKSFIVMTILGPILMAALFIVPIYLSQMSDEVKKVDILDETGWFINKFENSERFNFEYVFTDLETAKTAMMAKKGYALLYIPRPEVSVPASAMIFSEKQASIDLKGYIRSVMGKEVENQKLGAEIIREIKKANPDFNTGENDTASRESIVSEEILKNIKTNIKLTSIRIGEEGKEEKSFTEVSMGVGMFAGILIYFFIFLFGSQVMRGVIEEKVSRIVEVIVSSVKPFQLMMGKIVGVALVGLTQFMLWVVLTLAIVTVFQTAMPDSMKKDETVQAFNPGTRIPASAEANINFEETESPDNMDRIIEALQSIDYGTMIFSFIFFFLGGYLLYGAMFAAIGAAVDNETDTQQFMMPVTIPLILSIIVAQFVINNPEGPVAFWFSIIPFTSPIIMMVRIPFGVPYWELALSMGLLTVTFIAAVWMAGRIYRTGILMYGKKVSWAELGKWLFYKG, from the coding sequence ATGAATAAGATAATCCTTGTCATAAAACGCGAATACCTTTCCCGCGTCCAGAAAAAGTCGTTCATTGTAATGACCATTCTCGGCCCCATCCTCATGGCAGCGCTTTTCATCGTCCCCATTTATCTTTCACAAATGTCGGATGAAGTAAAAAAGGTTGACATCCTGGATGAAACCGGGTGGTTTATCAACAAATTCGAGAACTCCGAACGCTTTAATTTTGAGTATGTTTTCACTGACCTTGAAACAGCGAAAACAGCTATGATGGCAAAAAAAGGATACGCGCTGCTTTACATTCCCAGACCCGAAGTGAGTGTACCCGCAAGCGCCATGATCTTCAGCGAAAAGCAAGCCAGCATTGACCTGAAAGGATACATCAGGAGCGTAATGGGCAAAGAGGTTGAAAACCAGAAGCTGGGAGCGGAAATCATCAGGGAAATCAAAAAGGCAAACCCGGACTTCAATACCGGTGAAAACGATACCGCTTCCCGGGAAAGTATCGTGAGTGAGGAAATCCTGAAAAATATCAAGACCAACATCAAACTAACCTCAATCAGGATAGGCGAGGAAGGTAAGGAAGAAAAAAGCTTTACCGAAGTAAGTATGGGTGTAGGCATGTTTGCCGGCATCCTGATCTATTTTTTCATTTTCCTGTTCGGATCGCAGGTAATGCGGGGCGTTATTGAGGAGAAGGTCAGCCGCATTGTGGAAGTAATCGTAAGTTCGGTGAAACCCTTTCAGCTGATGATGGGCAAGATCGTCGGGGTCGCCCTGGTCGGGCTTACGCAGTTTATGTTGTGGGTAGTGCTTACCCTGGCCATCGTCACAGTTTTTCAAACGGCGATGCCTGATAGTATGAAAAAGGATGAAACCGTTCAGGCTTTTAACCCGGGCACAAGAATCCCTGCCTCAGCCGAGGCAAACATCAACTTTGAAGAGACAGAAAGCCCAGATAACATGGACAGGATTATCGAAGCCCTCCAGTCCATAGACTATGGCACCATGATATTCTCATTTATCTTCTTCTTTCTGGGCGGGTACCTGCTGTATGGAGCCATGTTTGCAGCCATCGGGGCAGCCGTGGACAATGAAACGGACACCCAGCAGTTTATGATGCCGGTGACCATTCCCCTGATCCTTTCTATTATTGTCGCGCAATTTGTAATCAACAATCCCGAAGGGCCGGTAGCCTTCTGGTTCTCAATTATTCCGTTTACTTCACCCATCATCATGATGGTACGCATACCTTTCGGAGTACCTTACTGGGAACTGGCCCTCTCGATGGGTTTACTCACGGTTACATTTATTGCAGCTGTCTGGATGGCCGGCAGGATCTACCGGACCGGGATCCTCATGTACGGGAAGAAAGTTTCGTGGGCTGAACTGGGAAAATGGTTATTTTACAAAGGGTAA